The Aquabacterium sp. A3 DNA window TCATCACGATGATGCTGATGCGTCGGTTCAAGGGGCTGAGGGGGTCTTTTTTCTCGAAGGGCATGGAGGCGGCCAGCCCTTGCACCCGCAAGACGCGTTCGCCCGGCAGGCCGCCTGCGATCAACTCGCGTCGGGAAGCATTGGCGCGGTCTGCCGACAACTCCCAGTTGCTGTAGCCAATGTCGCCCCGTGAGAAGGGCAGGGCGTCGGTGTGCCCCTCGATGGTCAGCCGATTGGGCACCTCGCGCAGCACGCCGCCAATGGCCTGCAAGATGTCGCGCATGTAGAGGTTCACCACGGCCGAGCCGCTGTCGAACATGGGCCTGAACTGATCGTCGACGATCTGGATGCGCAGCCCTTCGGCCGTCAGGTCCAGCTGGATCTGCGACTGAAACTTCGACAGGCGCTCGTCATTGGCGATCACCTCCTGCACCTTGCGCATCAGCACGCGCAGGCGCTCGGCCTCGGCGCGCAGTTGCTCGGCACGAATGGCCTTTTTGCGCATTTTTTCTTCGGCCGTCTCGGAGCTGCCCTTTTTCACCTGCCCCACCGATTCGGTCAGGCTGTTGCCCCCGCCTTTGACGATGGACGAGGCATCTCCCGCACCGCTGCCGCCAAAGAAGGCCACCTTCAACGGGCTGTTGAAGTAGTCCTGAATGCCCTTCTTGTCGCCCTCGGTGGTCGAGCCCAGCAGCCACATGAGCAGGAAGAAGGCCATCATGGCCGTCACGAAGTCGGCGTAAGCGATCTTCCAGGCGCCACCATGGGCGGCATGACCGCCCTTCTTGATGCGCTTGATGATGATCGGCTGGACCTTCTTGGAATCACCGGCCATGTCAGGTTCCTTGGCTGCGCGGGCTCAGGGGGGCGCTCACGAATCGCTCACTTCTTCTTCACGTGGGCTTCGAGCTCGGCGAAGGTGGGGCGCTCGGTCGAGTACAGCACCTTGCGGCCAAACTCGATGGCCACCTGCGGGGCATAGCCCTGCATGCTGGCCAGCAGCACGGTTTTCACCGCCTGGAATTCCTTGGTGCCCTCGTCGAGCTTTTGCTCCATGAGGCCCGCCAGAGGCTCCACCACGCCATAGGCCAGCAAAATGCCCAGGAAGGTGCCCACCAGGGCCGAGGCGATCATGCCGCCCAGCACGGCCGGTGGCTGCCCCACCGAGCCCATGGTGTTCACCACCCCCAGCACGGCGGCCACGATGC harbors:
- the motB gene encoding flagellar motor protein MotB, which gives rise to MAGDSKKVQPIIIKRIKKGGHAAHGGAWKIAYADFVTAMMAFFLLMWLLGSTTEGDKKGIQDYFNSPLKVAFFGGSGAGDASSIVKGGGNSLTESVGQVKKGSSETAEEKMRKKAIRAEQLRAEAERLRVLMRKVQEVIANDERLSKFQSQIQLDLTAEGLRIQIVDDQFRPMFDSGSAVVNLYMRDILQAIGGVLREVPNRLTIEGHTDALPFSRGDIGYSNWELSADRANASRRELIAGGLPGERVLRVQGLAASMPFEKKDPLSPLNRRISIIVMNREAEDRFYSTAQAEAGEDPDAEEEDTSASSPADTPAASGAVTALELPLSRPAITGR